TTAAATCTAAATTTTTGATATCTGTACCTAATTTTACAGGAATGTAAATAGTATTGTTTTCATCATTAATAACCATATTATTTTTTTTGATGTCTTCTGAATCAAATCCTAATAAAGAACTCTTACCTAAAGCGCCCCATTTTTGAATCAAAGATTGCGTTTCTTCTTCTGTAATGCGCATAATCGTTCCATGTCTTGGATGAAAATTCATAGATACTTCATCATCTATAATAGAAAAATTTTGCAAATCTTTTGTTTTGGTAAATTGATATTTTCCGGATGAATACATATCGTACATTAAAATATATTCATCAGAATCAATTAACTTAAAAATACCCGAACCTTCAACAGCGGCATCAGTTTGATCGTAAAATCCATCTTGTTCAACATACCCTTCTGTTAATTTGTCAGAAATTGCTTTTTTAATTCCACCTCCATGACTTTCGTTTTTGAAAAACAAATGATATTTTCCATCATTATAAACAATATCACCATCAATACAAGCACTATTAGAAGGGCTAAAATACAATTGTTTTGGAGCTGCTTCTAAACCCGTAAAATCTTTATTCGCATATGCATAATAAATAATATCGGGACCTTGCTTTCCTAACATAGACCAATAAATCATATATTTATTAGTGTCTTTATCATAAATAGTTTGAGGCGCCCACACCCGTTTTACATCACCATATTCTTCTGGATATGTTTCTGGAATATTTATAATTGTTGATGACCAATTTATTAAATCTGTAGACTTCATTAAAATCATGGCATAATTACTCCATCCTTGTTGGGAAACATACAAATCTGTTACAACCATGTAAAATGTTTTTCCATCAGCAGCTCTTAAAATATGAGGATCTCTTACACCTCCGGAAGAACTTATTTCTTTTGAGCTAATTATAGGCTGATTATTATTTAACGCTTGAAAATTATAACCATCGCCACTTATAGCATAACGAATAGATTCTTCTCCAGGACCGTTACCTATAAAATAGGTAAATAGGTAATTTGTGTAATTCCCTTCGTTAGCTACATTAGAAACTGTTTTACAATTAAATAAGGTTGTTATTGCTAAACAAACACCTAACAGGCTGTAACTTAATTTTAGTTTTTTCATTTTAAAAATTGTACTTATCAATATTATATAATTCTTTTATTCTTAAAAACAAAAACGTTTGCTTTTAAAGTGTCTAAACAACACTTTTCAAATATAAAGCTATTATTACTAATATTAAATGAACTTATCACTTTTAACTTTAGCTTATGTGTTTTCCTATATTATTTTAACTCTAAAGTAACCTCAGCGGACTTTAACCAAGGACTAGTAAATTCTATATTTATAGACGCTCCTGAATTTCCATTTGCTTCAATATAAGCCAATATCCCCCCATGAAAAACACGTTGTTTATTATCGGTATAATCCGTCATATCCGTATTATTACCAGCTTCAAGCCCCAATAATCTACCAGAACCTTTTATTCTACATGTAATTTCGTTATCGGCTAGTTTTACGGGTATTCCATCTTCATCTACAATTTCTACTCGTACTTGGGCCACCCCTCTATTTTTATCTATAAGCTTGTTTTCTAATTTAACTTTTATAGCTTCAGGACGTTTGGATGATGATATTTTGTATCGGCTAATCGCTTCATTTTTATCATTTAGTCCTACTGCTTCTAAGGTTCCTGATTGATATGGAATATCCCAAGATATAATGCCTGTTTTTTCATCATATGCTTTAGCTTCTCCTACAAGGTTTCCATTGAGTTCAAGTCGTGCTTTTGATGCATTGGTGTAACAAACAACACGAATGTTTTGTGCGTCATCATAATTCCATAATGACCATGCATCTTTTGATAATCCACCTCTATCGCTATGACGTATCGGGTAGGTTCCAAAATAAATCATTGGTTTTTGAGACCAAAGAGACTGCCTAAAATAGCCTCTTGGTTTTATATTACCCGAAAAATCTACCAATCCAGAATAAAACCCTCTAGAAGGCCATCGTCCCGATTCACCTAAATAATCAATTCCAGTCCATAAAAACTGCCCAAAAATATGATCGTTATTTTTTACAGCTAACCACGCTTCCATATCGTGCCTGTTTTCACTTCCATAAATAACCCGGTTTGGGTATTTTTCATGGTCGGTTTGGTATTTACTTTCTGTGTAATTATAACCTGTAATATCTAAAGCACTTGGATATGCTGTTTCATTAGACATGGCTACACCTGCTAATCCTGCCGTTGTTGGACGTGATTTATCATACTTTTTAACTGCTGCAACCAATCGTTTTGCAATAGCACCTAAACGCATGGCATCTGGTGCCTCTTTTTTATAACCGCCATATACTGCTTGAGAAAAACCTGTATCGCCACCTCCATCTAATACGGGATGTGAATACGGATCGTTTGGATAGTCGACCTCATTGCCAATACTCCATGCAAAAACAGACATGTGGTTTCTATCCCGACGTACTAAATCTTCCATATCTTTTTCCGCCCAATCGGCAAAAATATCATAACTCCCTTCAAATCCAGGGGCACCTGAATTCCAGCCTTCTAACCATTTCCGTTTAGGAAATTCCCATTCATCGTAAGCTTCGTTTAAAACCAACAAACCTAATTCGTCACATAAATTATAAAAATCTGGTGCTTGTGGATTATGACTGGTACGTATGGCATTTACTCCAATGTCTTTCAATGTTTGCAATCTGGTTTTCCAAACTTCGCGAGGTACTGCTGAACCTAACACTCCTGCATCATGGTGTAAACAAACACCTTTTAGTTTCATCCAGGTATCATTAAGCGCAAACCCATTATTAGCATCAAAAGTAAATTTACGAAAGCCTGTTTGAGTTCGTGTTTCATCAATAACTTCATTTCCTTTAAAAACAGTCGTTTTAAGTTGATAAAGGTTGGGCGTTTCAATACTCCACAATTTAGGTTTTTTAACTTTAAGGTTGGTTGTAATTTTATTAGATGCTTTTGAAGCTACATCTATTTTACTTGTACTTTTAACTACTAATTTTCCGTTACTACCAAACAACTCATTTACAACCGTTAAAACTTCTTTAGAACTAGAATCATTTTCCAATTCAACTTCTATATTTAATATTCCTAAGTTCTTTTTAACTTCTGGATAGGCATATACGCCCCACTCAGAAATATGGACTGGGTTTGAGTAAATCAACCACACATTTCGATATATACCAGACCCTGAATACCAACGAGAATCAGCACTTTTACTATGATCTACTCTAACTGCAATAATATTAGTTTCGCCATAATTAATATAAGGAGTGGCATCAAATGAAAAGGAGATGTATCCATTAGGACGCTTCCCTAACGATTGCCCATTAATAAATACTTCACTTCTATTATAGATCCCTTCAAAATACAGGTATACTTTTTCTCCTTTTTTATTTGAAGGGACATCTAATGTTTTTCTATACCAAGCAATTCCTCCAGGCAAATACCCTGTGGCACTGGCTAAAGTAGGGCTCAATTGAGCTTCTATACTCCAATCGTGCGGAATGTTTACAGACTTCCATTTTTCATCATTGTATGTACTTGACTTAAAATTTTGGTTATCTTGAAGCATGAACTTCCAATCTTCATTGATTTTTTTTGAATTTCCGAAAGATATCTGCCCTAAAACAGATAAATGAGAAAGGACTAAAATTACAAATAGACTTCTTTTCATTATTAAAAACATATCGATGGTTAATTAGTTATTTTACAGAATGCCTACGGGCTTTTTAAAAGCTATATGACCTATTCCTGCTCACATTTTATTAATTATTTCTCTTTTAAAACGTATTTAAATCCCACTTATCTTGCCATTTTAATACTGGTTTTCCATTCATCATATTTATTGGAAGCCATACATAGGTGCCATCAATAGGATTTCTGGGTTGCCACCTATCAGCCATAAAAATAAAGGCATCTTCTTTTCCTTGAACTGGTAAAATAAAAGTGCTTTGTGAACGAAATGTAAGATGCGCCTCTTTTCCAATACTCGGGTTACCTAAAGGCTGCCATGGCCCCCAAATGGATGTTGATTTAAACGAACGGGCTTCATTAGGATCCCAGCCTGTACATCCTGAAGTTATCATATAATAAATCCCATCCTGTTTAAAAATTGCGGGAGCTTCATTATGACCAGTGGGTGCTACGGATATCCATTTATCTGTAAAATCTAAATAATCATCTGTAAGTTCTGATATGTGAAGTGTCAAATTTTCTTCTGAGGCGTGTATGTGATATGCTTTTTCATCGCTATCTACAAATACAGTCATATCTCTTGACATCTGCCCTTTTTCAAAATCTCTTTGTATTAGCATACCGTTTTTTACAGAGGCTATCCATTCGGCTGACCAATCTTTTAATTCCTTTTTATTCCAGGTTCTTAACTTCTTCTGCTGGTAAGTGAAATTTAATGGCCATACTCCTTTATTGGGTCTAAATGATTTTTTAAACTCAAAAGGTCCTGTTGGAGTATCGCTTGTAGCTACAGCTGTTCTTGCTGCATTATAGCCTTGGTTTTTTAGTTCTAAATGAAACCATAAAACAAACTTGCCTGTTTTTTTATTATATACCACTTTTGGACGTTCTATAACACAGCCCTTAGTTATTTCTGAATTAGGATCTTTATCTACTTTTAAAACGATGCCTTCGTTTTTCCAATTATACAAATCTTTAGAAGTATAACAGCTTACTCCTTTTAACGAAGTATTTCCGCTTCTACCAGATGCTTTATATTCTCCATACCAATAATAAACACCATTATAATAAAGAACACCTCCTCCATGAGCATTAATGTGTATCCCGTTTGTATCTGTCCATTTACTGCCAGGAACAAAAGATTTATGCTTATTATTATTTTTATAATTTAAACTAGATAACAAAAAAAAAGCAACACCTAAAAGACTAAATATTAAAACAATTAAGGTGGTTGACTTGCTCTTTAATTTCATATTATTTTTTATTTGTACAGCTCCAAGCGATACCATACTTATTTCTAAAACTTTTTTTATAAAATGAGTTATTGTTTTTCTAGAAAACGATACATTTCACATGAAGCTAATAAAAATGCTCCCACACCAAAATCTGCAGTAGAATTTCTATTGACAACTTGCCCAGGGATCGCTTTTTCACCAATGGGCTGTACATAACCTACTGCTCCATTATCTTGAAGCGCCGTGTTTGTTAGGTAATCCCATGATTTTATAGCTACCGGCAAATAGCTGTCTTTATCTAATATATCGTTGTTTATCCCCCATAAAAAACCATAAGTAAAAAAGGCTGTTCCACTAGTTTCTGGTCCTGGTGCATGTGCTGGGTCTAAGATACTACGGGTCCAATATCCGTCTTGTTGTTGAGCATCCGCTAATGCTATCGCCATATCTTTAAACCTATTAATGTATTTTTGTTTATACGTTGCATTGTCGGGCATATCTTGGATGATTTTTGCATATCCTGCAAAAACCCATCCATCTCCTCTAGCCCAAAAATCTTTTTCACCATTTGCACTTTTATGTTTTGGATACACATATTTAGCATCACGATAATATAACTTTGATTCAGCATCATACATGATACTATTTGCATAGGTAAGATATTCTTCTAATTTCTCTAAGTATAACTCATTTCCTGTTAGTTTATAAAGTTTAGTCATTACGGGCATTACCATATATAAACCATCTGCCCACCACCAATAATCATTTTTATTCGTACTCATTTGATATTCCATAACTTCGCGGGCACGCGCTATTTTAGATCCGTCTTTTTCATCTGAAAAATTATATAGATCAATATAGGTTTGAAAACAAATTTGCCAATCGCCAAACAAAACATATGCATCGGTTTCCCCATAACTGTATCTCCATTCGGACTTATTTTGAGATTTAGCTCCCATCCATTGGTTTTTATTTGCCCAAGCTAACGAATAATCAAAATAATCCTCATTATCAGTTACTGTATAAGCATCCATATTCCCTGTATGATATGCTGATACATGCCAAAAAGCATTACCTGGATTAGGATGATTTTCTTGCCAATAGGTATTAACTTTGTTGATAATTGAAATAACGTCTTCTTTAGAATCTTCTATTAAGATAGAACCCTCTTCCTCTATTAAGATTTCTTCCTTTAATGGCTCAGTTTCGCTACTTGAACTAGCACTTCCCAAACATCCGTTGAAAAGCAAACACATTAGAATAATTCTTGAGAAAAACAATACTTTTAAATTCATAGTTTTTTATTCTGTTTTTTGTATCATTTGCATGATTGTTTTTACAAAATCAATTGATTTACACACAAAATGATATAGTAATACTAACTTATTTATACTTTATTTTTTATCTTTTTTATACACTCTTACATAATCAATAATAAATGGAGCAGGAAAATTGGTGTTTAAAAAATCGCCGCCATTCATGCCTCCAACAGCAAGATTTAATAATAAATAATGTGATTGATGGAATGGATTTATATTTTTATTTGTTCCGTTAAATGTATTACTTAAATCGACTTCATTTAACAACTGATTATCTACATATAATTTAATGGCCTTTTCATCCCAATCCATTCTCCATATATGGAATTCGTTTGCCCAATTGTTATTATTAAAACTTTCAAGCAAATAGGTTTTACTATCCCAAACAGGTTTCCATTTCTTATCTCCTTCCCAAGCTATATTGGCTAATATTTTGCCTTTATAAAACTCCATAATATCAATTTCACCATTTGCAGGCCAATTGTGTTCCACTCCTAAGGTCCAAAACGCTGGCCACAAACCCATTTCAACGGGTATTTTTGCTTTTATTTCAAACCTACCATATTTCCATTCCTGTTTATCTTTTGTGATTAAACAACTTGAAGTGAGATATATGGAATCCCGATTTTTACGCCAATCAGCAGTGCTTTTTGATATGAAATCGGGATTGGGTTTTGTTTCTTTTTTTACCTCAATAATTAAAAACCCATCTTTACAAACGGCATTTTCTTTTTGGTACCATTGTGCTTCTTCATTTCGAACAAATCCTGTTTCATAATTCCAGTTATTCTTATTAGGCAATCCATCAACGTTAAATTCATCATTCCAAATTAGTTGATACCCTTTAACCTGAGTGGTATTGCTTTTTGATCCCGAACAACTCTTCAAGAAAAACAAAACAAAAACACTCACGCTATAAAAAACGCTTTTAATCCAAATTTTACTCATTATTATTATTTACATCCAATTCAATACACAACCTATTTTCTAAACTTTTATTCAACAAGTTTTAGCTGATAGCTATATGAATAGTTGCTGTCATGCAAACGGTATTGTTTATGTGGATATGCACCCCAACTGTTATCACCTCCAACACCACGTTGCTTGAAATCTATATGCAAATAGATTTTATCTTTTTCTACAAGAATGTCTGTTGGATGTTTTTGAGATTTATGTTTACCTCCATCTAAGGTTTCTGTTGCCATATTTAAAGCACTAAAACTTAAGGGCTGATCTCCAACGATCTCAAGTCCTTTTGTGTTTTTATTTGTTAAAGTAATCCAACGCACATCGGTTTTGTATCCAGCTTCTTGCGGCCGAATGTATGTCCAGGTGAATTGATTTTCTACTTTATCTTTATATATCCCTATAAAAGACGCTGTATTTCTATCGGAATAATTCTCCCAAGGGCCACGACCATAATAACTTAAATCATCATAACTTCCATCCAGTACCATACGCATTCCAAATCTTGGTAATTCTGGCAACTCTTTACCCTTCATATCCAAACTGGCCGTTATTTTTATTGAGCCATCATTTTTAATTAAATAATCAATTGTATAAGGAATATTAATATTTGAAAGCATAAATTCTACATGAATTGGCAACCCTTCTTTAGTTTGTTTTCCAACTGCAACGTTTTGAACTTTTAAATTTTCATGAGCATTTTTCCACACCCCTAATTTTTCTGGCATTTTATTACCATAATCGTTATCAGTTGGCGCTCTCCAAAAATAAGGTTCTGGAAAGTTTAATATGGTTTGTGAGGTTTCTTTACTTGCTGTGTATTTTATAAGTTTCCCGGTTTTTAAATCAAATTCACCATGGACCAAATTATTTGAAAACAAAAGTGTTTGGTCTTTAAAAGAATGTGTTAGTGTACCGTCCTTTATTTCTTTTAGATCAAAATAAGTAGTGCTACCCCTCTTAAATTGCTCTCTAGCTATTTCATGATTAACAGGTATTAGCTCTGTTGCTGTTTTGGTATAAGCATACACATCAATAAAATATTCTTTAGTGCTATCTAAAGCAAGCATGTGCAACTTG
The genomic region above belongs to Mariniflexile litorale and contains:
- a CDS encoding family 43 glycosylhydrolase — encoded protein: MKKLKLSYSLLGVCLAITTLFNCKTVSNVANEGNYTNYLFTYFIGNGPGEESIRYAISGDGYNFQALNNNQPIISSKEISSSGGVRDPHILRAADGKTFYMVVTDLYVSQQGWSNYAMILMKSTDLINWSSTIINIPETYPEEYGDVKRVWAPQTIYDKDTNKYMIYWSMLGKQGPDIIYYAYANKDFTGLEAAPKQLYFSPSNSACIDGDIVYNDGKYHLFFKNESHGGGIKKAISDKLTEGYVEQDGFYDQTDAAVEGSGIFKLIDSDEYILMYDMYSSGKYQFTKTKDLQNFSIIDDEVSMNFHPRHGTIMRITEEETQSLIQKWGALGKSSLLGFDSEDIKKNNMVINDENNTIYIPVKLGTDIKNLDLKIKTVSWVDILTSGAQDFSKGAVDYTITSGGTQKTYQVTVKVDNNPVLNGFYADPEIIYSHKTNKYYIYPTSDGFTGWSGTYFKTFSSPDLVNWTDEGVILDLKKDVSWANRHAWAPAAIEKKINGTYKFFYYFTAAQKIGVAVSDNPTGPFVDSGKPLVAERPEGAKGGQEIDPDIFTDPVSGKSYLYWGNGYMACVELNDDMVSIKENTLVLLKPDSTYREGTEVFYRNGTYYFMWSEDDTRSPNYRVRYATSNAPTGPLNIPENNIVIEKKPEDGIYGTGHNCVIQTPGTDIWHIVYHRFNRPNGITMGDAAGFNREVCIDKLEFNADGSIKPVIPTVSGIHTSK
- a CDS encoding sugar-binding domain-containing protein codes for the protein MKRSLFVILVLSHLSVLGQISFGNSKKINEDWKFMLQDNQNFKSSTYNDEKWKSVNIPHDWSIEAQLSPTLASATGYLPGGIAWYRKTLDVPSNKKGEKVYLYFEGIYNRSEVFINGQSLGKRPNGYISFSFDATPYINYGETNIIAVRVDHSKSADSRWYSGSGIYRNVWLIYSNPVHISEWGVYAYPEVKKNLGILNIEVELENDSSSKEVLTVVNELFGSNGKLVVKSTSKIDVASKASNKITTNLKVKKPKLWSIETPNLYQLKTTVFKGNEVIDETRTQTGFRKFTFDANNGFALNDTWMKLKGVCLHHDAGVLGSAVPREVWKTRLQTLKDIGVNAIRTSHNPQAPDFYNLCDELGLLVLNEAYDEWEFPKRKWLEGWNSGAPGFEGSYDIFADWAEKDMEDLVRRDRNHMSVFAWSIGNEVDYPNDPYSHPVLDGGGDTGFSQAVYGGYKKEAPDAMRLGAIAKRLVAAVKKYDKSRPTTAGLAGVAMSNETAYPSALDITGYNYTESKYQTDHEKYPNRVIYGSENRHDMEAWLAVKNNDHIFGQFLWTGIDYLGESGRWPSRGFYSGLVDFSGNIKPRGYFRQSLWSQKPMIYFGTYPIRHSDRGGLSKDAWSLWNYDDAQNIRVVCYTNASKARLELNGNLVGEAKAYDEKTGIISWDIPYQSGTLEAVGLNDKNEAISRYKISSSKRPEAIKVKLENKLIDKNRGVAQVRVEIVDEDGIPVKLADNEITCRIKGSGRLLGLEAGNNTDMTDYTDNKQRVFHGGILAYIEANGNSGASINIEFTSPWLKSAEVTLELK
- a CDS encoding glycoside hydrolase family 43 protein, whose translation is MKLKSKSTTLIVLIFSLLGVAFFLLSSLNYKNNNKHKSFVPGSKWTDTNGIHINAHGGGVLYYNGVYYWYGEYKASGRSGNTSLKGVSCYTSKDLYNWKNEGIVLKVDKDPNSEITKGCVIERPKVVYNKKTGKFVLWFHLELKNQGYNAARTAVATSDTPTGPFEFKKSFRPNKGVWPLNFTYQQKKLRTWNKKELKDWSAEWIASVKNGMLIQRDFEKGQMSRDMTVFVDSDEKAYHIHASEENLTLHISELTDDYLDFTDKWISVAPTGHNEAPAIFKQDGIYYMITSGCTGWDPNEARSFKSTSIWGPWQPLGNPSIGKEAHLTFRSQSTFILPVQGKEDAFIFMADRWQPRNPIDGTYVWLPINMMNGKPVLKWQDKWDLNTF
- a CDS encoding glycoside hydrolase family 88 protein gives rise to the protein MNLKVLFFSRIILMCLLFNGCLGSASSSSETEPLKEEILIEEEGSILIEDSKEDVISIINKVNTYWQENHPNPGNAFWHVSAYHTGNMDAYTVTDNEDYFDYSLAWANKNQWMGAKSQNKSEWRYSYGETDAYVLFGDWQICFQTYIDLYNFSDEKDGSKIARAREVMEYQMSTNKNDYWWWADGLYMVMPVMTKLYKLTGNELYLEKLEEYLTYANSIMYDAESKLYYRDAKYVYPKHKSANGEKDFWARGDGWVFAGYAKIIQDMPDNATYKQKYINRFKDMAIALADAQQQDGYWTRSILDPAHAPGPETSGTAFFTYGFLWGINNDILDKDSYLPVAIKSWDYLTNTALQDNGAVGYVQPIGEKAIPGQVVNRNSTADFGVGAFLLASCEMYRFLEKQ
- a CDS encoding glycoside hydrolase family 16 protein, with the translated sequence MSKIWIKSVFYSVSVFVLFFLKSCSGSKSNTTQVKGYQLIWNDEFNVDGLPNKNNWNYETGFVRNEEAQWYQKENAVCKDGFLIIEVKKETKPNPDFISKSTADWRKNRDSIYLTSSCLITKDKQEWKYGRFEIKAKIPVEMGLWPAFWTLGVEHNWPANGEIDIMEFYKGKILANIAWEGDKKWKPVWDSKTYLLESFNNNNWANEFHIWRMDWDEKAIKLYVDNQLLNEVDLSNTFNGTNKNINPFHQSHYLLLNLAVGGMNGGDFLNTNFPAPFIIDYVRVYKKDKK